One region of Streptomyces leeuwenhoekii genomic DNA includes:
- a CDS encoding DegT/DnrJ/EryC1/StrS family aminotransferase, with translation MTTRVWDYLPEYETEREDILDAVDTVFRSGRLVFGESMRGFEREFAAWHGVRHCVGVDNGTNAIKLALQALGVRPGDEVVTVSNTAAPTVVAIDAVGATPVFVDVHADSYLMDTGQVEAAVTDRTRCLLPVHLYGQCVDMAPLERIAARHGLALLEDCAQAHGARHRGRQAGAIGDAAAYSFYPTKVLGAYGDAGAVLTSDDEVARKLGRLRYYGMEDRYYVVETPGHNARLDEVQAEILRRRLRRLDSYVDARRAVARRYAEGLADTGLVLPRTVEGNDHVYYLYVVRHPQRDRILKELRVRDIELNISYPWPVHTMDGFSHLGYGRGSLPVTERLADEIFSLPMYPSLPRDRQEAVIDALRDVLARL, from the coding sequence ATGACGACCCGCGTATGGGACTACCTGCCGGAATACGAGACCGAGCGCGAGGACATCCTCGACGCCGTCGACACGGTGTTCCGATCCGGCAGACTGGTGTTCGGCGAGAGCATGCGGGGCTTCGAGCGGGAATTCGCGGCCTGGCACGGCGTACGGCACTGCGTCGGCGTCGACAACGGCACGAACGCCATCAAACTGGCTCTCCAGGCCCTGGGCGTGAGGCCCGGGGACGAGGTCGTCACCGTGTCCAACACGGCGGCCCCCACGGTGGTGGCCATCGACGCGGTGGGGGCCACCCCCGTGTTCGTCGACGTCCACGCCGACAGCTACCTCATGGACACCGGCCAGGTGGAGGCCGCGGTCACCGACCGCACCCGCTGTCTGCTGCCCGTCCACCTGTACGGGCAGTGCGTCGACATGGCCCCGCTGGAGCGGATCGCCGCACGTCACGGGCTGGCCCTGCTGGAGGACTGCGCCCAGGCGCACGGTGCCCGGCACCGCGGCCGGCAGGCCGGGGCCATCGGGGACGCGGCGGCGTACTCCTTCTACCCGACGAAGGTGCTGGGCGCCTACGGGGACGCCGGGGCCGTGCTGACCTCGGACGACGAGGTGGCCCGGAAGCTGGGGCGGCTGCGCTACTACGGCATGGAGGACCGCTACTACGTCGTTGAGACCCCCGGGCACAACGCGCGGCTCGACGAGGTGCAGGCGGAGATCCTGCGCCGCAGGCTCCGGCGGCTCGACTCCTATGTCGACGCCCGCCGGGCCGTCGCCCGCCGCTACGCCGAGGGCCTGGCGGACACCGGCCTCGTGCTGCCGCGTACGGTCGAGGGGAACGACCACGTGTACTACCTCTACGTGGTGCGCCATCCGCAGCGCGACCGCATCCTCAAGGAGCTCAGGGTCCGCGACATCGAGCTCAACATCAGCTATCCATGGCCGGTCCACACCATGGACGGGTTCTCCCACCTGGGGTACGGCAGGGGTTCCCTCCCGGTGACCGAGAGGCTCGCGGACGAGATCTTCTCCCTGCCGATGTACCCCTCCCTTCCCCGTGACCGGCAAGAGGCGGTGATAGACGCCCTGCGCGACGTCCTGGCCCGGCTCTAG
- a CDS encoding dTDP-4-dehydrorhamnose 3,5-epimerase family protein, translating to MRSRRLAVDGAFEFTPCVFPDERGLFVSPFQEAAFIEATGSPLFPVAQTNHSRSRRGVVRGVHFTATPPGTAKYVYCARGEALDIVVDIRVGSPTYGRWDAVLLDQRHFRSVYLPVGVGHAFVALRDDTVVSYMLSRAYVPEHELAISALDPALGLPVPADTEPIQSDRDRAAPTLAEAEAQGLLPDYATCSGIEHTTAAASTGGRREP from the coding sequence ATGAGATCACGAAGACTCGCCGTCGACGGCGCTTTCGAGTTCACCCCGTGCGTCTTCCCCGACGAGCGCGGTCTCTTCGTCTCCCCGTTCCAGGAGGCAGCCTTCATCGAGGCGACCGGAAGCCCCCTGTTCCCTGTGGCACAGACCAATCACAGCAGGTCCCGGCGGGGCGTGGTGCGGGGCGTGCACTTCACCGCGACGCCGCCCGGCACGGCCAAGTACGTGTACTGCGCGCGGGGTGAGGCGCTCGACATCGTGGTGGACATCAGGGTCGGTTCGCCGACGTACGGGCGGTGGGACGCGGTCCTGCTGGACCAGCGGCACTTCCGCTCCGTCTACCTGCCCGTGGGGGTGGGGCACGCCTTCGTCGCCCTGCGGGACGACACCGTGGTGTCCTACATGCTCTCCCGGGCGTACGTGCCCGAGCACGAACTGGCCATCTCGGCTCTGGACCCGGCGCTGGGGCTGCCTGTCCCGGCCGATACGGAGCCGATCCAGTCCGACCGGGACCGTGCCGCCCCCACGCTCGCCGAAGCCGAGGCCCAAGGGCTGCTTCCGGACTACGCGACGTGCAGCGGCATCGAACACACCACAGCGGCCGCCTCGACCGGGGGCCGCAGGGAACCGTGA
- a CDS encoding Crp/Fnr family transcriptional regulator translates to MDARKFTERIAYRIRQDEHDLQGVTVLRGEHVYNCAETDRNVYFVKSGQVKTVMVTASGKRCLLDLYLPGHIFGELCLTSTRRTDTAVAMTDTELVRISHRRLLRILDREGLLENFTAHLTDRLAEQQRIIADLVTMESEMRLAARLLQLSHRFGQRCDRGMVISARLTQEELAEMVGTTRSRVGYFLKSFREAGLLESSRGSIIINQPNLASYVGERLALSGGLV, encoded by the coding sequence ATGGATGCGAGGAAGTTCACCGAGCGGATCGCCTACCGGATCCGTCAGGACGAGCACGACCTACAGGGTGTCACAGTGCTGCGGGGAGAGCACGTGTACAACTGCGCGGAGACCGATCGCAACGTCTACTTCGTCAAGTCGGGGCAGGTCAAAACGGTCATGGTCACCGCGAGCGGGAAGCGATGTCTGCTCGACCTCTACCTTCCGGGACACATCTTCGGTGAACTCTGCCTGACCAGCACGCGTCGCACCGACACGGCCGTGGCCATGACCGACACGGAACTCGTCCGCATATCCCATCGGAGGCTGCTGAGGATCCTGGACCGCGAGGGGCTGCTGGAGAACTTCACCGCCCATCTGACCGACCGTCTCGCCGAACAGCAGCGGATCATCGCCGATCTGGTCACCATGGAGAGCGAGATGCGCCTGGCAGCCAGGCTGCTCCAGCTCTCGCACCGGTTCGGCCAGCGGTGCGACCGGGGCATGGTGATATCCGCCCGGCTCACCCAGGAGGAACTGGCCGAGATGGTCGGCACGACGCGGTCCCGGGTGGGCTACTTCCTCAAGAGCTTCCGGGAGGCCGGCCTCCTGGAGTCCAGCCGGGGATCGATCATCATCAACCAGCCGAACCTGGCCAGTTACGTCGGGGAGCGCCTGGCCCTGAGCGGCGGACTGGTCTGA
- a CDS encoding ATP-binding cassette domain-containing protein has translation MLFGLLVLLALCGPWLAPHDPLTGAGIPYAPVSGDHLLGTDHLGADVLSRVLAGGRVLVLVTLAVLLAAYALGTAAGMLAAYRGGWAETLVMRLADVLLGLPPLVLIAVITTGTGPGVFGVAISVVAVMLPDIARIVRASTVQALAHDYVEVAVARGETTRSVLFREVLPNLAVTLGADAGVRFVGAAYAVATAGFLGLGAQPPTPDWGLMILENRGGLALQPLAVLAPSAMLLALLLTAGLMVDGFGPLSAVRGAVRSKAAVRRRRTGQDRGREPAGVREDGPAAVARGLSLTVTETGRPVVRDVDLSVPRGAVVALIGDSGSGKTSTALALLGHTAPGLEKESGTVRLLGTDIGGLSGEALRALRARSVAYVAQDPRTSLPMHLRVGTLLDEQLRLLGIPAAARRAKAEAVLRRLSLPSDTAFLSRRPHQLSGGQRQRLAIAAALARDPELLVLDEPTSALDPENTARLLDEVVALCRDASAAVLLISHDLAAVAEVADTVVVMSEGRVVESGSAELLRSHVPGQGGEDTPLTPPRPRDGAGPSQESVAGGDLLRVEGLTVDRGRSGRVLSDVSLVVPPSGRLCVIGPSGSGKSTLLRAITGLVEPVGGRVLLEGEPLAPALARREQDQLRRLQLVPQNPYDSLNPRHSVQRIVGRPLRQFGPVPDEVVERETQALLARVGLTPEHAARRPAALSGGERQRVALARALAARPDVLLCDEVTSALDRSTALMVLDLLDEVCRELGTALVVVTHDRMVVDRMGGPTAEVAEGLLVHTGTDRPATSV, from the coding sequence GTGCTGTTCGGCCTTCTGGTGCTGCTGGCCCTGTGCGGCCCGTGGCTCGCCCCGCACGATCCGCTCACCGGCGCGGGCATACCGTACGCGCCGGTAAGCGGCGACCACCTGCTGGGCACCGATCACCTGGGCGCGGACGTGCTGAGCAGGGTCCTCGCGGGAGGCCGGGTGCTCGTCCTGGTCACGCTCGCCGTGCTGCTGGCCGCCTACGCGCTGGGCACCGCGGCGGGCATGCTCGCCGCCTACCGGGGCGGATGGGCGGAGACCCTGGTGATGCGGCTGGCCGACGTGCTTCTGGGCCTGCCGCCGCTGGTGCTCATCGCGGTGATCACCACGGGGACAGGGCCGGGGGTCTTCGGGGTGGCGATTTCGGTGGTGGCGGTGATGCTGCCGGACATCGCCCGGATCGTCAGGGCGTCCACCGTCCAGGCACTCGCCCACGACTATGTCGAGGTGGCCGTCGCACGCGGGGAGACGACCCGCTCCGTGCTGTTCCGCGAAGTGCTCCCCAACCTCGCCGTCACCCTGGGCGCCGATGCCGGCGTGCGGTTCGTCGGGGCGGCGTACGCCGTGGCGACCGCGGGATTCCTGGGCCTCGGGGCTCAGCCCCCCACGCCCGACTGGGGGCTGATGATCCTGGAGAACCGCGGCGGACTCGCGCTCCAGCCGCTCGCGGTGCTCGCGCCCAGCGCGATGCTGCTGGCGCTGCTGCTGACCGCGGGTCTCATGGTCGACGGGTTCGGCCCCCTCTCCGCCGTGCGCGGCGCGGTGCGGAGCAAGGCCGCCGTGCGGCGGAGGAGGACCGGGCAGGACCGGGGCCGCGAGCCGGCCGGCGTCCGCGAGGACGGCCCGGCCGCCGTGGCGCGCGGACTGAGCCTGACGGTCACCGAGACCGGCCGCCCTGTGGTCCGCGACGTGGACCTGTCCGTGCCGCGGGGTGCGGTGGTGGCGCTGATCGGGGACTCGGGGAGCGGTAAGACCAGCACCGCGCTGGCCCTGCTCGGGCACACCGCCCCCGGGCTGGAGAAGGAGTCCGGCACCGTCCGGCTGCTCGGAACGGACATCGGTGGCCTGTCCGGGGAGGCGCTGCGCGCGCTGCGCGCCCGGTCGGTGGCGTACGTCGCCCAGGACCCCCGCACGTCCTTGCCCATGCACCTGCGCGTCGGGACCCTGCTGGACGAGCAACTGCGCCTCCTGGGCATCCCCGCCGCGGCACGGCGGGCGAAGGCTGAGGCCGTACTGCGCCGGCTGTCGCTGCCGTCGGACACGGCGTTCCTGTCCCGCCGCCCCCACCAGTTGTCCGGAGGACAGCGGCAGCGGCTGGCCATCGCGGCCGCTCTGGCCCGCGATCCGGAACTGCTGGTGCTGGACGAGCCGACCAGCGCCCTCGACCCGGAGAACACCGCGCGCCTGCTCGACGAGGTCGTGGCGCTGTGCCGCGACGCGTCCGCCGCGGTGCTGCTGATCTCCCACGACCTCGCCGCGGTCGCCGAAGTGGCCGACACCGTCGTGGTGATGAGCGAGGGACGGGTGGTGGAATCCGGCTCCGCGGAGCTCCTGCGGAGCCATGTGCCCGGGCAGGGTGGGGAGGACACGCCGCTCACCCCGCCCCGGCCACGGGACGGAGCCGGCCCCTCGCAGGAGTCCGTTGCCGGCGGCGATCTGCTGCGTGTCGAGGGCCTGACCGTGGACCGGGGCAGATCGGGACGCGTGCTGTCGGACGTGTCGCTGGTGGTGCCCCCGAGTGGCCGGCTCTGCGTCATCGGGCCCTCCGGCAGCGGCAAGAGCACGCTGCTGCGCGCGATCACCGGCCTGGTGGAGCCCGTCGGGGGCAGGGTGCTGCTGGAGGGCGAGCCGCTGGCACCGGCGCTCGCCCGGCGGGAGCAGGACCAGCTCAGACGGTTGCAGCTGGTGCCTCAGAACCCGTACGACTCGCTCAACCCGCGGCACAGCGTCCAGCGGATCGTCGGCCGCCCGCTGCGGCAGTTCGGCCCGGTCCCCGACGAGGTGGTCGAACGGGAGACGCAGGCGCTGCTGGCCCGGGTGGGCCTCACCCCCGAGCACGCGGCGCGCCGTCCCGCGGCGCTCTCCGGCGGGGAGCGGCAGCGGGTGGCCCTGGCACGAGCCCTGGCCGCGCGACCGGACGTGCTGCTGTGCGACGAGGTCACCAGCGCCCTGGACCGCAGCACCGCGCTGATGGTCCTCGACCTGCTGGACGAGGTGTGCCGCGAGCTGGGGACCGCCCTGGTGGTCGTCACGCACGACCGGATGGTGGTGGACCGGATGGGCGGCCCGACGGCCGAGGTCGCGGAGGGCCTGCTGGTGCACACGGGAACGGACAGGCCGGCCACGAGCGTGTGA
- a CDS encoding ABC transporter permease has product MKTAAHPHAEQTSAGWGPLWRFVGRRLVLGVVVLGAVSAIVFIATELATGDAATASLGSEATPEAVAARRAELGLDRPAVVQYADWLGSALRGDLGTSYVSGGSVADLVFSRSVNSLVLAGITLALLVPLAVGLGVWAGLRASGAADRGISLSTLTLVSIPEFVTGSVLVLVFAVQLDWLPAVSVIGPGQGVLSNPEILVLPVITLLVGCIAHNTRLVRAGVAQSATSDAVVTARLNGVPERRVVRKYILPAAIPPVIPLLARYTALLVGSALVAETLFGFPGLASVLVQASVGRDVPTVQAVGLLVAALTVLVNLAGDLLGVLVDPLRRLPR; this is encoded by the coding sequence ATGAAGACCGCAGCGCACCCCCACGCGGAGCAGACCTCCGCGGGGTGGGGCCCCCTGTGGCGCTTCGTGGGCCGGAGGTTGGTCCTGGGCGTCGTCGTGCTGGGCGCCGTCTCCGCGATCGTCTTCATAGCCACCGAGCTCGCGACCGGCGACGCGGCGACCGCCTCCCTGGGGTCGGAGGCCACCCCGGAGGCGGTCGCCGCGCGCCGTGCGGAGCTGGGCCTGGACCGGCCCGCGGTGGTGCAGTACGCCGACTGGCTGGGCAGCGCCCTCCGGGGGGACCTGGGCACGTCTTACGTCTCCGGCGGCTCCGTGGCGGATCTGGTGTTCTCACGCTCCGTCAACTCCCTGGTGCTGGCTGGGATCACCCTGGCCCTCCTCGTCCCGCTCGCGGTCGGTCTCGGCGTCTGGGCGGGCCTGCGGGCGAGCGGCGCGGCCGACCGGGGCATCTCACTGAGCACGCTGACGCTGGTCTCGATCCCCGAGTTCGTGACCGGATCGGTGCTCGTCCTGGTCTTCGCCGTCCAGCTGGACTGGCTGCCGGCTGTGTCGGTGATCGGCCCCGGGCAGGGAGTGCTCAGCAATCCGGAGATACTCGTCCTGCCCGTGATCACGCTGCTGGTCGGCTGCATCGCCCACAACACACGGCTGGTACGCGCCGGGGTGGCGCAGAGCGCGACGAGCGACGCCGTGGTGACCGCCCGCCTCAACGGCGTGCCCGAGCGCCGGGTCGTACGGAAGTACATCCTGCCCGCCGCCATCCCGCCCGTCATCCCGCTCCTGGCGCGCTACACGGCGCTGCTGGTGGGCAGCGCCCTCGTCGCCGAGACCCTCTTCGGCTTCCCGGGGCTGGCCTCCGTGCTCGTCCAGGCGTCCGTGGGACGGGACGTTCCCACGGTGCAGGCGGTCGGCCTGCTGGTGGCCGCACTGACCGTACTGGTGAACCTGGCGGGCGATCTCCTCGGTGTTCTCGTCGACCCCCTGCGGAGGCTTCCGCGATGA
- a CDS encoding ABC transporter substrate-binding protein, with protein sequence MTESERAVARRTLLRTAAGITAGTAMVGALAGCSDDGDGSMGAGGDGKGGSSGPKRGGRLRAAFIGGSNETADVIKAANTPIDYVRARVVYDELCVIGPDGGVQMQLAESIEPNTDGTEWTIRVRDGVRFSNGRKLGIDDVLYTLSTQIKQQANTAPLLVDVDIANARRKDSRTAVLPMKRPHGFLDLVFTQGVFVFPEDTKNFEKAPGSGPFLLENHRVGQGALLKRNPDYWSDKGPFLDELELLSIADGEARLNALKAGQVDYAASISLVAGRAERQNGQIQLLTPPKWEWPNFGAMLKRNQAPFKDARVVEALKYAVDREEMVKRVTLGFGELGNDLFGKHLPYYAEDLPQREYDPERAKKLLKDAGAEDLSLTIRTSDYEYGLTEGAVVLADQVKKAGVKIKLDKVPAGDFFADPKVFIGAHFQSANRKPRPLPLDVLFFYGSEALLPFTGLAGGKIDSLVDRVRSAVTDEQRRSSLSDIQHYLYDEGGDMVWAKAPVLAAATPKVHDVKSLGYPTFPSFRDAYLA encoded by the coding sequence ATGACCGAGTCAGAGCGCGCGGTGGCGAGGAGAACGCTTCTGCGGACGGCCGCGGGAATCACCGCCGGCACCGCGATGGTGGGAGCGCTCGCCGGCTGCAGCGACGACGGCGACGGGTCCATGGGGGCGGGCGGCGACGGCAAGGGCGGCAGCTCCGGCCCCAAGCGCGGAGGCAGGCTGCGTGCCGCCTTCATCGGCGGCAGCAACGAGACGGCCGACGTCATCAAGGCGGCCAACACCCCGATCGACTACGTGAGGGCACGCGTCGTCTACGACGAGCTGTGCGTGATCGGACCCGACGGCGGTGTGCAGATGCAGCTCGCCGAGAGCATCGAGCCCAACACCGACGGAACCGAGTGGACGATCCGGGTGCGCGATGGGGTGCGCTTCAGCAACGGCCGCAAGCTGGGCATCGACGACGTGCTGTACACCCTGAGCACCCAGATCAAGCAGCAGGCCAACACGGCCCCGCTGCTGGTCGACGTGGACATCGCCAATGCCCGGCGCAAGGACAGCCGTACCGCGGTGCTCCCGATGAAGCGGCCCCACGGGTTCCTGGACCTCGTCTTCACCCAGGGCGTCTTCGTGTTCCCCGAGGACACCAAGAACTTCGAGAAGGCGCCGGGCAGTGGCCCGTTCCTGCTGGAGAACCACCGCGTCGGGCAGGGCGCACTGCTCAAGCGGAACCCGGACTACTGGAGTGACAAGGGCCCCTTCCTGGACGAGCTGGAGCTGCTGTCCATCGCCGACGGTGAGGCCCGCCTCAACGCCCTGAAGGCTGGGCAGGTCGACTACGCGGCGAGCATCTCCCTGGTGGCCGGCCGCGCCGAGCGCCAGAACGGGCAGATCCAGCTCCTCACCCCGCCCAAGTGGGAGTGGCCCAACTTCGGGGCGATGCTGAAGCGCAACCAGGCCCCCTTCAAGGACGCGCGCGTGGTGGAGGCGCTCAAGTACGCCGTGGACCGCGAGGAGATGGTCAAGAGGGTCACGCTCGGCTTCGGTGAGCTCGGCAACGACCTGTTCGGCAAGCACCTGCCGTACTACGCGGAGGACCTGCCCCAGCGGGAGTACGACCCGGAGCGGGCGAAGAAGCTGCTCAAGGACGCGGGTGCGGAGGACCTCTCGCTGACCATCCGCACCAGCGACTACGAGTACGGCCTCACCGAGGGCGCGGTGGTCCTCGCCGACCAGGTCAAGAAGGCCGGTGTGAAGATCAAGCTCGACAAGGTGCCGGCGGGTGACTTCTTCGCGGACCCGAAGGTCTTCATCGGCGCCCACTTCCAGTCGGCGAACCGCAAGCCCCGGCCGCTGCCCCTGGACGTGCTCTTCTTCTACGGCAGCGAAGCGCTGCTGCCGTTCACGGGCCTCGCCGGCGGCAAGATCGACTCCCTGGTGGACCGGGTGCGCTCCGCCGTCACCGACGAGCAGCGCAGGAGCTCGCTGAGCGACATCCAGCACTACCTCTACGACGAGGGCGGCGACATGGTCTGGGCGAAGGCGCCGGTGCTGGCCGCGGCGACGCCCAAGGTGCACGACGTCAAGTCGCTCGGCTACCCGACCTTCCCCAGCTTCCGAGACGCGTATCTGGCATGA